The proteins below come from a single Balaenoptera musculus isolate JJ_BM4_2016_0621 chromosome 1, mBalMus1.pri.v3, whole genome shotgun sequence genomic window:
- the FCER1A gene encoding high affinity immunoglobulin epsilon receptor subunit alpha isoform X1, producing the protein MPTAMGTPALLWIALLLFSPDGISAAIWKSKVSLNPPWNRVFRGENVTLTCRGNNSLEDDSTLWTHNKNPLEVKTSRWDIVNASIQDNGEYRCQNKGVIMSEPVYLDVISDWLLLQASAEMVLEGEHLFLRCHGWRNLNVYKVTYFKNDKALKYWYENHNISITNATTGDSGTYYCMGTIQRIRYTSNHLIIKIKKDSTPAPQSKYFWLQFLIPLLVKILFVVDTCLFISTQQQFTFLLKIKRTRKGNRLMDPQPRPEPPKN; encoded by the exons CCATCTGGAAATCTAAGGTATCCTTGAATCCCCCATGGAACAGAGTATTTAGGGGAGAGAATGTGACTCTTACATGTAGAGGGAACAATTCCCTTGAAGATGACTCCACTTTGTGGACCCACAACAAAAATCCTTTGGAAGTAAAAACTTCACGTTGGGACATCGTGAATGCAAGCATCCAGGACAATGGGGAATATAGATGCCAAAACAAAGGAGTTATCATGAGTGAACCTGTGTACCTAGATGTCATCAGTG ACTGGCTGCTCCTTCAGGCCTCTGCTGAGATGGTGTTGGAGGGTGAGCACCTCTTCCTCAGGTGCCACGGCTGGAGGAATCTGAATGTCTACAAGGTGACTTACTTCAAGAATGACAAAGCCCTTAAGTACTGGTATGAGAACCACAACATCTCCATTACCAACGCCACAACAGGGGACAGTGGCACCTATTACTGCATGGGCACAATTCAGCGGATACGCTATACTTCTAATCACctcatcattaaaattaaaaaag ATTCCACTCCAGCTCCCCAAAGCAAATATTTCTGGCTACAATTTCTTATCCCATTGTTGGTGAAGATTCTGTTTGTTGTGGACACATGTTTGTTTATCTCGACCCAGCAGCAGTTCACATTTCTCTTGAAGATTAAGAGAACCAGGAAAGGCAACAGACTTATGGACCCACAGCCCAGACCAGAACCCCCAAAGAACTGA